The following nucleotide sequence is from Acetobacteroides hydrogenigenes.
GTAGTTGCGCAGAAGAAGCGTTAGCGAAGGGTCGTTGGGATGCGCGTAGAGAACGTTGGGGCTCCGTGTACCCAGCACCTTTTCGGCGCCTTCGGTAAGGATTGTCCTAAAGCCCATCGCGCCTACCCGCGCTCCAATTCGATCGGAGTACAAGAACTCGGTGTTGCGAAATACCGCAGGAGTAACCCCAAAAAGGGCTGTTATTTTTTTCTGATGCTTGCCTACCTGATGCTCAAAATCGGCAGTGCCAACAATCGAGGAAAGCGTATGGTAGTAGGTTTCGGACAGCAGCTCAACGCAACCCGTTTCGACAAGCTCCCTGAACGAGTCGAGCACCCGTGGCGAGTACTGCTCAAATTGTTCGAGGGCTGTCCCCGAAATCGAAAAGGCAACCTTAAGCTCACCATCGTACCGCTTAATCAGCTTTAGGAGTAAGCTATTGGCGGGCAGGTAGCATTTCTCCGCAACCTTATTCATGATGCTTCGGTTGGCCGAATCGTCAAAGTAGCCCACCCCTTTACCAATGTCAAAAAAGCGGAAGCGCCTTAGCCGAAACGGCTGATGAACCTGAAAGTAGAAGCAAACGTCCTTCATTTCGAAGCCATTTTTGGTAGATTCATTGCCCTCTACCCCAACAAGCAGCCCCAACAATCGGCAACAAATTATGAAAACCGCGCTAAACGAGGGAAGCTTTCCGCGTTAAATACCAGAAACCCCCAATAGCTATTCGTTAAATAGTCTGCCCTAAGCTGGAAGTAGCATAAAGGATGCTTTAATGGTTGAACAAGAATGCTCGTGAAGGAGGCAGGGATTCTGAGGTGGTCGATCGGGTTCGGAACCGGGTCGACGCGTCGTTGGACGTATACAGAGGGCTTATGCAACGTATCCGGGGTGGTTATATAACGTATCCAGAGTGGTTCGGGACGTATCCGAAGGCGTTATGCAACGTATCCGGGGTGGTTCGGAGACGATCCGTTGGGGTTCGGAACCGGGTCGATGCGTCGTTGGACGTATCCAGAGTGGTCCGGGACGTATCCGAAGGCGTTATGCAACGTATCCGGGGTGGTTCGGAGGCGATCCATTGGGGTTCGGAACCGGGTCGATGCGTCGTTGGACGTATCCAGAGGGGCTATACAACGTATCCGACGCCCCCGTGAGCTACTTCGCAGAGTTCCCCCAGCCGTACTTTCTAGCCAAGCGCTGGTAGCCATAGTAGCACAGCCACCCAATTAAAGCACCGAGGGCTCCACCTGCTAGTATATCGGTAGGGAAATGAACCCCAAGGTAAATTCGGCTAATAGATACTACGACAGCCCACGATAGGGCGATAGCGGTAACAGCCTTACGCCTTGCATAAAGAGCAATAAAGACAGCCACGCCAAAGGTGTTGGCTGCATGCGACGATACGAATCCGTACAGCCCACCATGGTAGGCATCGCCATTAGGCTTTATGTGGTAGTGAAGATTTTCCATTACTCCCGGAGTGTGGCTTGGCCGAAGCCGACAAACCACATCCTTAAAACACTCCACCGAAATTCTATCGGCGAGCAGAACGACCAGCGCAATAGCCAGTAGGGGGCGCCACAAATTTTTCCCTTCACCCTTATATAGTAGGTAGATGAAGTAGGCGTACACAGGTAGCGAAACCAACGGCTTCGACAGCTGCCACATTACCGCATCCAGAAAAGGGCAGTGCAGCCCATTAATAAAGTAGAGAATCTGCGTATCAACCCCTAAAAGCCAGCCCATAGTCTATTCGTTGTTAAGTTGTTTCCAGATCATATCCTTCAGTTCCTGCATGTGGTACCCCACCACCGAACTAATAAATACATGAGGGATACCGGGTAAATCCTGTTCGATCTCCGCCATCAGTTCCTCGTCGAGCATATCCGACTTGGTGATGGCCAGGATACGCTTCTTGTCGAGCAGCTCCGGATTGTACATCTTCAGCTCGTTAACCAGCACGTTATACTCCTCGTGGATATTCTTGCTGTCGGCAGGAATCATAAAGAGGAGCATCGAGTTACGCTCAATATGGCGAAGGAAGCGCAGTCCAAGCCCACGCCCCTCGTGTGCACCCTCGATGATACCAGGAATATCGGCCATCACAAACGACTTGCCGTCGCGATGCTCTACGATACCGATGTTAGGTTCCAGAGTGGTAAAGGCGTAGTCGGCAATTTTTGGCTTTGCGGCAGATATGGCCGAAAGCAAGGTCGACTTTCCGGCGTTCGGAAATCCAACAAGCCCTACATCGGCAAGTATCTTAAGCTCTAGGATAAACCAGCCTTCAACACCCGGCATACCGGGCTGCGCATAGCGAGGCGCCTGGTTGGTTGCCGTCTTAAAGTGCCAGTTGCCCAAGCCTCCGATTCCACCGGGAGCAATCACCTTCTCTTCGCCATCTTCGGTTACCTCGAGAAGCACCTCGCCGGTTTCGGCATCCTTGGCAATGGTTCCAAGCGGAACCTCAAGAATAACGTCTTCGCCAGACTTGCCGCTTCGGCGCTGGCCATGGCCGCACTCACCATTATCGGCGTGTATATGCTTACGGTATTTTAGGTGGATAAGCGTCCAGTGCTGATGGCTACCACGAAGAATGATGCTACCCCCAACGCCGCCATCGCCGCCATCGGGTCCACCAAACTCAACAAACTTCTCGCGACGAAAGTGCGAGGAACCAGCGCCACCGTTACCAGAGCGCAAAAAGACTTTTACGTAATCTACAAAGTTAGATTGCATGTGCTATTTTTTCGGGAACTAAGTGGCAAAGGTACGAATAATAAACTTAGCGATTAAACCTTTAAGTTAGAGGTAGCCACGGCAACCTGCTCCTTAATGCGGTTAAGGATCTCGTCGAGGGTTCCAACACCGTCCACCTCATAGTACTTACCGGCATTTTTATAGAGCCCCATTACGGCCTCAGTTCGCTCGTGGTAGATTCGAATACGCTTTCTTATAATATCGATGTTACTATCGTCAGGGCGATGAGCCTCTTCTCCCCGCTTAAGCAGACGCTGTGCCAGCTCATCCTCGGCAACATCAAGCGAAACCATCAAGGTAACCGACGAGCCTACCGATGCAAGAATAGAATCGAGCACACCAACCTGCGCAATGTTACGAGGAAACCCATCAAGAACAAAGCCATTACCATGCTTATTCTCCTGAACCGCTTTCTCAAGCAGCGTAATCACCACCTCGTCGGGTGCAAAGTTACCCGCCTCGATGCTTTTTGCTCGCATCCCAAGCTCTGTGCCCTTGGCGATCTCCTCACGGAGCATGTCTCCTGTCGACAAGTGCATCAACCCAAACTCTTTTGCAAGCAGATTCGCCTGCGTACCCTTACCGGCACCAGGTGCTCCAAATAGGACAATATTTAGCATGATTAAAAAGTGAACTTTAATATGACTACTCTACCAAGGTGTAAATGCTCTTGTAGTTACGACCAAGCTCTTGATAGTCTAAGCCATATCCTACAATAAAGTCGTTAGGAATTTCCATCCCAACATAGTCAATCTTCAAATCTTTTGTATATGCTTCGGGCTTAAACAGGAAAGTTGCAATCTTAATCTCCTTTGGCTGCTGTTCTCCAACAACTTCAAGCAGTTTCTCAAGAGTAGTTCCAGTGTCGATGATGTCCTCTACAATAATCACAACCCTGTCCTTTAAACTTTTTGTAAGCCCAATAAGTTCGTTAACCTTTCCCGAAGTCGAAGTCCCTTGGTAGGAAGCCAGCTTTGTAAAGGATATTTCGCACTGAAAGTTGATGTTCTTAATAAGGTCTGCCGTAAACATA
It contains:
- a CDS encoding adenylate kinase → MLNIVLFGAPGAGKGTQANLLAKEFGLMHLSTGDMLREEIAKGTELGMRAKSIEAGNFAPDEVVITLLEKAVQENKHGNGFVLDGFPRNIAQVGVLDSILASVGSSVTLMVSLDVAEDELAQRLLKRGEEAHRPDDSNIDIIRKRIRIYHERTEAVMGLYKNAGKYYEVDGVGTLDEILNRIKEQVAVATSNLKV
- a CDS encoding phosphatase PAP2 family protein — translated: MGWLLGVDTQILYFINGLHCPFLDAVMWQLSKPLVSLPVYAYFIYLLYKGEGKNLWRPLLAIALVVLLADRISVECFKDVVCRLRPSHTPGVMENLHYHIKPNGDAYHGGLYGFVSSHAANTFGVAVFIALYARRKAVTAIALSWAVVVSISRIYLGVHFPTDILAGGALGALIGWLCYYGYQRLARKYGWGNSAK
- the obgE gene encoding GTPase ObgE: MQSNFVDYVKVFLRSGNGGAGSSHFRREKFVEFGGPDGGDGGVGGSIILRGSHQHWTLIHLKYRKHIHADNGECGHGQRRSGKSGEDVILEVPLGTIAKDAETGEVLLEVTEDGEEKVIAPGGIGGLGNWHFKTATNQAPRYAQPGMPGVEGWFILELKILADVGLVGFPNAGKSTLLSAISAAKPKIADYAFTTLEPNIGIVEHRDGKSFVMADIPGIIEGAHEGRGLGLRFLRHIERNSMLLFMIPADSKNIHEEYNVLVNELKMYNPELLDKKRILAITKSDMLDEELMAEIEQDLPGIPHVFISSVVGYHMQELKDMIWKQLNNE
- the hpt gene encoding hypoxanthine phosphoribosyltransferase, giving the protein MERIKLHDKVFEVSIPSDRIQDAVKKVADQINSEYTDADLPVFLSVLNGSFMFTADLIKNINFQCEISFTKLASYQGTSTSGKVNELIGLTKSLKDRVVIIVEDIIDTGTTLEKLLEVVGEQQPKEIKIATFLFKPEAYTKDLKIDYVGMEIPNDFIVGYGLDYQELGRNYKSIYTLVE